In Vigna angularis cultivar LongXiaoDou No.4 chromosome 8, ASM1680809v1, whole genome shotgun sequence, one DNA window encodes the following:
- the LOC108345755 gene encoding E3 ubiquitin-protein ligase RING1-like: protein MSTAGGDGTSGEPRQYFCHQCNRTVSVTPSPSSDLLCPNCNGGFLEELEIPNPNPIPIPSNPFFPDFPLAGTTAIPLIFPGGAGQPFDDFSTLSGTRSDAATADTALAPFVLLQNYLQTLRAAGGGGNLQLVIESGDPGGAFRFPGITHGDYFFGTGLEELIQHLAENDPNRYGTPPASKKAVEGLPDVSVTDELLASDSSQCAVCKDTFELGETAKQMPCKHIYHADCILPWLELHNSCPVCRYELPTDDPDYEQRAHRGSGGGSGGGSGGTGSGVAPQVNWNLAVGPGGSADTSGGGDNSQRRRFRVALPWPFRQSVSSGAETSNVGGANNDDNSINGGETNSGQSNSENRGNRNFESETRQEDLD from the coding sequence ATGTCTACTGCCGGCGGCGACGGTACCTCCGGCGAGCCTCGCCAATACTTCTGTCACCAGTGCAATCGCACCGTTTCTGTTACCCCTTCCCCGTCCTCTGATCTTCTCTGCCCCAATTGCAACGGCGGCTTCCTCGAAGAACTCGAAAtccctaaccctaaccctatCCCTATCCCGTCCAATCCTTTCTTCCCCGACTTCCCCCTCGCTGGGACCACCGCCATTCCTCTCATCTTCCCTGGAGGAGCTGGCCAGCCCTTCGACGATTTCTCCACCCTCTCCGGCACTCGATCTGACGCCGCCACCGCCGATACTGCCCTCGCCCCCTTTGTCCTCCTCCAGAACTACTTGCAAACCCTAAGAGCCGCTGGCGGCGGTGGAAACCTTCAACTGGTGATTGAGTCCGGCGACCCCGGCGGAGCGTTTCGGTTTCCTGGCATCACCCACGGTGACTACTTCTTCGGGACGGGCCTTGAGGAGCTGATCCAGCACCTTGCCGAGAACGATCCGAACCGCTATGGCACCCCACCGGCTTCTAAGAAGGCGGTGGAGGGGCTGCCGGACGTCTCGGTCACCGACGAGCTGCTTGCGTCGGATTCCTCGCAATGTGCAGTGTGCAAAGACACGTTCGAACTCGGTGAAACCGCGAAGCAGATGCCCTGTAAGCATATATATCACGCGGACTGCATTTTACCTTGGTTAGAATTGCATAATTCCTGTCCCGTTTGTCGGTATGAGCTGCCCACAGATGATCCTGATTACGAGCAGAGGGCTCATCGTGGTAGCGGTGGCGGTAGTGGAGGCGGTAGTGGTGGTACCGGCAGTGGGGTGGCTCCCCAGGTGAATTGGAACCTGGCTGTGGGGCCTGGTGGTTCTGCGGATACATCTGGTGGAGGAGACAATTCCCAGCGGAGGAGGTTTAGGGTGGCTTTGCCGTGGCCCTTCAGGCAATCTGTTTCTTCTGGTGCTGAGACAAGTAATGTTGGCGGTGCCAACAATGATGACAACAGTATAAATGGTGGGGAAACCAATAGTGGGCAATCAAATTCTGAAAACAGGGGAAATCGGAACTTTGAGTCGGAGACCAGACAGGAAGATCTAGATTGA
- the LOC108344038 gene encoding uncharacterized protein LOC108344038 isoform X2: MVPSKLECFSALSCNLDDNFFSAGFMQLAQVRSLILRNNNFKHLPECIKEFHNLNELDVTDCKHLEEIRGFPPKLEYFNATNCISLTSTSLDMLLNKELYYEGRKIMFQFPGARFPEWFDLKSSGPSCSFWFRNKFPARVLSLLIIHMNKNDEFLTFYPQVYINGKYQTLGGKSGNEQTKFEFDLTYLSDLKMYGNFHEQPSEKEWNHVKVTYYAQNVKATGIHVFEENKEDIRFDDPYIMEDIMEEEQKEEEKEEVEEEEEEKKEKAEEEENSIMEDTMEEEGRRGKRRKLH, translated from the exons ATGGTTCCTTCAAAGTTAGAGTGTTTTTCAGCACTCTCTTGCAACCTGGATGATAACTTCTTTTCGGCAGGTTTCATGCAGTTGGCACAAGTGCGTTCTTTAATTCTACGGAACAATAATTTCAAACACCTTCCTGAATGCATCAAAGAATTTCACAACCTCAACGAGCTTGATGTGACTGATTGCAAAcatcttgaggaaataagaggGTTTCCACCAAAATTAGAATATTTCAATGCAACAAACTGTATATCTTTGACTTCCACCAGCTTAGACATGTTGCTAAATAAG GAACTATACTACGAAGGTAGAAAAATTATGTTCCAGTTTCCAGGAGCAAGGTTTCCAGAGTGGTTTGATCTCAAGAGCAGTGGGCCTTCATGTTCTTTCTGGTTTCGTAATAAGTTTCCTGCCAGAgttctttctcttcttattatacatatgaataaaaatgatgagTTTCTTACCTTTTACCCTCAAGTGTACATTAATGGGAAATATCAAACATTGGGAGGCAAATCTGGGAACGAGCAGACGAAATTTGAATTCGATCTAACATACCTCTCTGATCTAAAAATGTATGGTAATTTCCATGAACAACCTTCAGAAAAGGAATGGAATCACGTGAAGGTTACATATTATGCGCAAAATGTCAAAGCAACAGGAATCCATGTATTCGAGGAAAACAAGGAAGACATTCGGTTTGATGATCCTTATATCATGGAAGACATCATGGAAGAAGAACAAaaggaggaagaaaaggaagaagtagaagaagaagaggaagaaaaaaaagaaaaggcagaagaagaagaaaatagcATCATGGAAGacaccatggaagaagaaggaagaagaggaaaaagaagaaaactgcATTAG
- the LOC108344038 gene encoding toll/interleukin-1 receptor-like protein isoform X3, whose protein sequence is MASPSSRRFMYDVFLSFRGKDTRYGFTGYLYNALCDKGVHTFMDDEELQSGEKITPALQKAIEESRIAIVVLSHNYASSSFCLDELATILHCQSKGLLVIPVFYKVDPSNVRHQKGRYAEALAKHEKRFKEQKEKLQKWKMALREVADLSGYHFGNGDEYQYKFIGSIVERVSGVIKRTPLLVPDYLVGLPSQVLEVKKLLDVGSDDVVHMIGIHGMGY, encoded by the exons ATGGCAAGTCCAAGTTCCCGTAGATTCATGTACGATGTGTTCCTCAGCTTTAGAGGGAAAGACACGCGTTATGGTTTCACTGGTTATCTCTACAATGCTCTCTGTGACAAGGGAGTTCACACTTTCATGGATGATGAGGAACTTCAAAGCGGAGAGAAAATCACACCAGCACTTCAGAAAGCAATTGAAGAGTCTAGGATTGCCATCGTTGTGCTCTCTCACAACTATGCTTCTTCCTCCTTCTGCTTGGATGAACTTGCAACCATCCTTCACTGCCAGAGTAAAGGGTTGTTGGTTATACCAGTGTTTTATAAGGTGGATCCTTCTAATGTCAGACATCAGAAAGGTAGATATGCAGAAGCATTGGCTAAGCATGAAAAGAGGTTCAAAGAGCAGAAGGAGAAGTTACAAAAATGGAAGATGGCTCTGCGTGAAGTTGCTGACTTGTCTGGCTATCACTTCGGGAATGG GGATGAATACCAGTACAAGTTTATTGGGAGCATTGTTGAACGGGTTTCCGGAGTGATTAAACGTACTCCTTTACTTGTTCCGGATTACTTAGTTGGCCTACCGTCACAGGTGCTGGAAGTCAAGAAACTTTTGGATGTTGGATCGGATGATGTTGTCCACATGATAGGGATCCATGGAATGG GGTACTAG
- the LOC128193473 gene encoding uncharacterized protein LOC128193473 gives MEGRGQDIGGDMPGPSSTTECSEVTTIPYGEMAFVYGNVCGEDPRGRIMSPISGDEYAWAAREVKELRSQFRSRAVITDWIENSCVLRTLGYHTCVKLIACREDERICYGRENASDEFFYCYATLFYDLYVRLPFTTFQMDVLRTLNVAPSQLHPNSWGYVQAFGVLCGALGIRPTVGLFLYFFRCRPLATKGWVSLISEPGNALLELYLQSYRGFKEKFFKVSITDVGRRFFFDGEGNPRFPLYWTQDPLKFTSWSEDNMTIEELEALSMLTSLPRPFSSRQIIDCLEFDDAGARVFEIMGRKGSGRSWFQTIDDERDEGNRPGSSVGQQRPLVPPAGPPPVVVASAEETTLVEVPLIRKRKAKTVDTSREASKKSKEVVEEDERPLPLGIWDRAFMPGHRVDLNLDASEKKVIENMSEQQIADSLLEMNTRAQALSWHLAYASDRGQMRSELEKVRAQLKELAEIHAGCEVRQKRTEQLLKEGETLWNKTREAGVALQQERDQIARDLDQAKNSMLIVARERNALKVEVFEKNELIEELKDAIMDEHKKGFRKALRQVGNLLQVSTKGAEFDVRKDVHEGHLKPLKEIPDDAVLEGEEDEEEVANNEPEGATEVDKLAKETAEAVEGDTSQIVID, from the exons ATGGAAGGAAGGGGGCAGGATATCGGGGGCGATATGCCGGGGCCGTCATCTACGACGGAATGCTCCGAAGTTACCACGATTCCATATGGGGAAATGGCATTTGTGTATGGAAATGTGTGCGGCGAGGATCCCAGGGGACGCATAATGTCTCCTATTAGCGGAGATGAATACGCCTGGGCGGCGCGTGAGGTAAAAGAACTTAGGAGTCAATTTAGGAGTAGGGCTGTAATTACGGATTGGATTGAGAATAGTTGTGTGTTGAGGACCCTAGGGTATCACACCTGTGTGAAGTTGATAGCTTGCCGGGAGGATGAGAGGATCTGTTATGGGAGGGAGAATGCCTCTGATGAATTCTTTTACTGTTATGCTACGCTATTCTATGATCTGTACGTGAGATTGCCGTTCACCACATTCCAAATGGATGTTTTGCGCACCTTGAACGTTGCACCGAGCCAACTGCATCCCAATAGTTGGGGGTATGTGCAGGCGTTCGGGGTGTTGTGTGGGGCGCTAGGAATTAGGCCTACGGTAGGTTTGTTTTTGTACTTCTTCAGATGTCGTCCGCTTGCGACGAAGGGGTGGGTATCATTGATTTCGGAACCAGGTAACGCGCTTCTAGAGCTTTACCTGCAATCGTATAGAGGGTTTAAGGAGAAGTTTTTTAAAGTGTCGATCACCGATGTTGGTCGACGGTTCTTTTTCGATGGTGAGGGGAATCCCAGATTTCCCTTATACTGGACGCAGGATCCTCTGAAATTTACCTCATGGTCGGAAGATAATATGACGATCGAAGAGTTGGAGGCTTTAAGTATGTTGACCTCGTTGCCACGCCCCTTCTCTTCTCGTCAGATTATAGATTGCCTCGAGTTCGATGACGCAGGGGCGAGGGTTTTTG AGATAATGGGGAGGAAAGGAAGTGGTCGTAGCTGGTTTCAGACCATCGACGACGAGAGGGATGAAGGTAATCGTCCGGGGTCTTCTGTTGGGCAACAACGCCCCCTGGTGCCACCAGCTGGTCCACCTCCCGTCGTAGTAGCGTCGGCTGAGGAGACAACATTAGTCGAGGTGCCCCTCATACGCAAAAGGAAAGCCAAGACAGTTGACACCAGCCGCGAGGCATCAAAGAAAAGTAAGGAGgtggttgaagaagatgaacgCCCCCTTCCGCTGGGCATATGGGATCGTGCCTTCATGCCGGGTCATAGGGTGGACCTCAACCTGGATGCTTCAGAGAAGAAGGTGATCGAAAACATGAGCGAGCAACAGATTGCTGACAGCTTGCTGGAGATGAACACACGGGCACAAGCGTTGTCTTGGCATCTAGCGTATGCTTCGGATAGGGGTCAGATGCGGTCTGAGTTAGAGAAGGTGCGCGCCCAGCTGAAAGAGCTCGCCGAGATCCATGCGGGCTGTGAGGTCAGGCAGAAGCGTACTGAACAACTTCTGAAGGAGGGCGAGACACTGTGGAATAAGACTCGGGAAGCTGGTGTGGCCCTCCAACAAGAACGCGATCAGATTGCCAGGGATCTGGATCAAGCGAAGAACTCAATGCTGATAGTGGCCCGAGAGAGGAACGCGCTGAAGGTAGAGGTCTTTGAAAAAAATGAGTTGATCGAGGAGCTGAAGGATGCGATCATGGACGAACATAAGAAGGGTTTCAGGAAGGCCTTGAGGCAAGTCGGGAACTTGCTTCAGGTATCAACAAAGGGAGCTGAATTTGACGTCCGGAAGGATGTGCATGAAGGTCATCTGAAGCCCTTGAAGGAAATTCCGGATGACGCTGTCCTGGAGGGGGAAGAGGATGAAGAGGAGGTCGCCAATAATGAGCCCGAGGGAGCAACGGAAGTGGACAAGCTCGCCAAGGAGACTGCTGAAGCTGTTGAAGGCGACACATCCCAAATTGTAATAGATTAA
- the LOC108344038 gene encoding TMV resistance protein N isoform X1 has product MASPSSRRFMYDVFLSFRGKDTRYGFTGYLYNALCDKGVHTFMDDEELQSGEKITPALQKAIEESRIAIVVLSHNYASSSFCLDELATILHCQSKGLLVIPVFYKVDPSNVRHQKGRYAEALAKHEKRFKEQKEKLQKWKMALREVADLSGYHFGNGDEYQYKFIGSIVERVSGVIKRTPLLVPDYLVGLPSQVLEVKKLLDVGSDDVVHMIGIHGMGGLGKTTLSLVVYNSIAAYFDESCFLQNVRKNSNKNRLHHLQSIFLSKMLCEKNIILTSWQEGASMIQQRLGRKKVLLILDDVDDREQLQAVSVGMWRPRYEPNNLLSSSLYCLHYLVFPSSPSL; this is encoded by the exons ATGGCAAGTCCAAGTTCCCGTAGATTCATGTACGATGTGTTCCTCAGCTTTAGAGGGAAAGACACGCGTTATGGTTTCACTGGTTATCTCTACAATGCTCTCTGTGACAAGGGAGTTCACACTTTCATGGATGATGAGGAACTTCAAAGCGGAGAGAAAATCACACCAGCACTTCAGAAAGCAATTGAAGAGTCTAGGATTGCCATCGTTGTGCTCTCTCACAACTATGCTTCTTCCTCCTTCTGCTTGGATGAACTTGCAACCATCCTTCACTGCCAGAGTAAAGGGTTGTTGGTTATACCAGTGTTTTATAAGGTGGATCCTTCTAATGTCAGACATCAGAAAGGTAGATATGCAGAAGCATTGGCTAAGCATGAAAAGAGGTTCAAAGAGCAGAAGGAGAAGTTACAAAAATGGAAGATGGCTCTGCGTGAAGTTGCTGACTTGTCTGGCTATCACTTCGGGAATGG GGATGAATACCAGTACAAGTTTATTGGGAGCATTGTTGAACGGGTTTCCGGAGTGATTAAACGTACTCCTTTACTTGTTCCGGATTACTTAGTTGGCCTACCGTCACAGGTGCTGGAAGTCAAGAAACTTTTGGATGTTGGATCGGATGATGTTGTCCACATGATAGGGATCCATGGAATGGGTGGGTTAGGGAAAACAACACTCTCTCTAGTAGTTTATAATTCGATTGCTgcttattttgatgaatcatgttttcttcaaaatgtaagaaaaaattcaaacaaaaataggTTACATCACCTCCAAAGCATCTTTCTTTCAAAAATGCTTTGTGAGAAGAATATCATCTTAACAAGTTGGCAAGAAGGAGCATCAATGATACAGCAGAGGCTGGGGCGAAAGAAGGTTCTCTTGATTCTAGATGATGTTGACGACAGAGAGCAGTTACAAGCTGTTTCAGTAGGAATGTGGAGACCAAGATACGAACCTAACAatcttctctcttcctctctgtACTGCCTTCACTATCTTGTCTTTCCCTCTTCTCCAAGTCTCTGA